CCCGGTGACCACCAGCGGGGGATACTTCTTCAACAGCTTTTTGCTGATGATGGTGTAAACCGCCCAGGTGATGACGGCCACGATCAGCAGCAGGTCGCCCTTGATGGTCCGGGCCGACAGGTGAATTCCCTGGTCGAACAGCACCAGGATGATGCCCAGAAATCCCAGGGCTATCCCGGTGATCTTAAGCGCGGTGGGCCGCTCGCCCAGGAACAGTGATGACAGCAGCAGCACCATGATGGGCGTGGCGGCGTACATCAGGGCGCCGTGGGCGGCAAAGGTGTATTTCATCCCATACAGGAAAAGCCCCTGGTTCAAGGGCACGGCCAGAAAGGCCAGCAGCAGAAAGGTCTTCCGGTCCTCCTTTGCCGGCAGGATAAATTTTTTCTGCCACAGCAAAAGCCCGGCGAACACCGCCCCGGCCAGCAGGAAGCGGTAGACGCCCAGGGATAACGGCGAGAATTCCCGCAGGGCGAACTTGGCCATCATGTAGGTGGCGCTGATCACGACCTGGGTCAGGATCAGGACAGTGAATATTTGTTTTTTGGAAAAGTTGTTCATCTATCAGTTATTCTTTTGCCACAAAGACACTAAGGCACAAAGATTACCATTCACAAGTTACAATGCACGATGTAGCTTGGTGTCTTTGTGCCATGGTGGCGAGGTGCATCTTGTGTCTTGACGAAATCATTATAATATAGTATGCTATTGGTGTCAAGGAAAACCTGGGATGACCGGACCGGGGCTCATCCGGGAAAGACAGGATTTACATGATTTTCCACAATAACCTTCAGAGTATTCAGATGAACCGGGAAACAGCCGAAAAGGAAATAAAAAAACTGCGGGCCGAGATAGCCGGGCACGACCACCGCTACTATGCGCTGGACGATCCCTCCATTTCCGATCGCGAGTACGATGCCCTGATGCAGCGGCTGAAGGGGCTGGAGCGGGAATTTCCGGAACTGGTCACCACAGACTCGCCCACCCAAAGGGTGGCCGGCCAGCCCCTGCAGTCCTTTAAGACCGTGAACCATCAGACGCAGATGCTTTCGCTGGACAACACCTATTCAGCCGACGAGCTGAGAGAGTTCGACGCCCGGGTGGCCAAGATCCTGGAGGGGCAAAAATACGAATACGTGGCCGAGCTGAAGATAGACGGGTTGGCGGTGTCTTTGCAGTACCGGAATGGCAGGTTACATCAGGGCGCCACCCGGGGCGACGGGACCAAGGGCGACGACGTCACCGCCAACATAAAGACCATCAAAGCCATTCCGCTCGCTTTATCACCCAAAGCCGCCGGACTGCAGGAAGTGGAGGCCCGGGGCGAGGTCTATATGCCGCGCCAGGAGTTCTTACGCATTAACCGGGAGAAGGAGGAAGCGGGCGAAGCGCCCTTTGCCAACCCCCGCAATGCCGCCGCCGGAACCCTTAAGCTTCTTGATCCCCAGGCTGTGTCCCGGCGCCGCCTTTCCGTCTTCATCTACGGGGTGGGGCAGGCGCCGGCGGCGCTGCAAGACCACTACTCCACCCTGGAAGCCCTCAAACAGGCGGGGTTCAAGGTCAACCCTTTCATCAAACTTTGTCCGGACATCCAGAGCGTGATCGATTACTGTGACCAGTGGGAGAACAAGCGGGACGAGCTGGATTACGAGACCGACGGGATGGTGGTCAAGGTCAATTCCTTTGCCCAGCAGAAAGCCTTAAGCGCCACCGCCCACAGTCCCCGCTGGGCCATGGCCTACAAGTTCCCGGCCCGGCAAGCCACCACAGTGCTTAAGGATGTGGAGTTCAGCGTGGGCCGAACCGGGGTGGTGACGCCGGTGGCCATCCTTGAACCGGTGCTGCTGTCGGGCTCAACCGTGGCCCGGGCCTCGATGCACAACGAGGACGAGCTGGTGAAAAAGGACATTCACTACGGGGACACGGTCTTTGTGGAAAAGGCCGGGGAGATCATTCCCCAGATAATCAAGGTAGTCCTGGAAAAGAGGCCGTCCCATGCCAAACCGGTGAAGATGCCCAAGAATTGCCCCTCCTGCGGCGAGCCGCTTACCCGCAATCCGGAAGAGGCGGCCTGGCGCTGTCTCAATGTCTCCTGCCCGGCCCAGGTAAAGGGGCGGATAGAGCATTTTGCCTCGCGCTCCTGCATGGACATCGATGGCCTGGGCACGGCAATGGTGGAAGCGCTGGTCAACGGCGGGCTGATCAATGATTATGGGGATATCTACTCCCTCCGCGGCGAGCAGCTGATGAAGCTGGAGCGGATGGGAAAGAAGTCGGCCGAGAACCTTTTGGAGGGGATCGAAAAAAGCAAGAACAATCCCTTCTGGAAGGCGGTAATGGCTTTGGGAATTGACAATGTGGGTGCCCAGGCGGCCCGGCTGCTGGCCCAGAGATACCGGTCGTTGGATAACTTGCAGAAAGCCACCTGCGAGGACATCTCCAATATCTACGGCCTGGGCGGCGCGGTGGGAAGTTCGGTGGAGAATTTCTTTGCCAATAGGAAGAACCGGCAGGTCCTGGATAAACTTAAGAAGGCCGGGGTCAACCTGGAGTCGGCCGATGGGGCAGAAGTTCCCCAGACCTTCGCCGGTATGACCGTGGTCTTGACGGGATCGTTGCAGAACTACACCCGGGAGCAGGCCACCGAGCTGATCGTCAGCCGGGGCGGGCAGGTGACAGCCTCGGTATCCAAGAAGACATCCATGGTGCTGGCCGGCAGCGAACCGGGGTCCAAACTGGACAAGGCCAAAACGCTGGGGGTGAGGGTGGTCGATGAGACGGAATTTGAAAACCTGCTGAAGTCAAGTTAAGGTGGTCAAAAGATACCAGATAAACGCCGGGATACTCAACCCGGAAAGCCCCCAAAAGTGCAGGTTTATAAAGGACGGGGCCCTGATATTCAATGAAGACGGGCATATCCTGTACTGCGGACAGCGCCAGCAGGCGCCAATGCTGGGCGCAGCAATAATAAAGGTCCCACCCGGCGCCTTCATCATCCCGGGCTTGATAGACTGCCACACCCACCTTTCCCAGTACTATGTGCGGGGCCGCAGCGGCGACACCCTGTTGGGCTGGCTAAAGAACCACATTTTTCCGGCCGAGCGCAAGTGCAAGGACCCCAAACACGCCGCCCTGGTCTCTAAAAAATTCTACCAACGGCTGTTGTCCAACGGGATCACCTGCGCCGCGCTGTACACCAATTACGGGGCCGGGGTCCGGGCGGCATTTGAGCAGGCCGAAAGGGCGGGGGTCAGGGCAATCATCGGGTACACCCTGATGGACCGAAACGTGCCCAAAGAACTTAAGCAAGACCCTGAAACCGCAATGGAAGAATGCCGGAGGCTTTATGAAAGATATCATAAGGCATCCGGCCGTTTGTTTTTTTCGATCAACCCCAGGTTCGCGCCATCCTGCAGTCCAAAACTGCTGAAGGCGGCGGGCGATTTCGCCAATAAATACGATGTTCACATCCAGACCCATATTTCGGAGAACCTACAGGAACTGGCCGAGGTAAAAAGACTTTTCCCAAAAACCAAGAGCTATGCCGAGGTCTACGACCGGGCCGGCCTTTTGACCCCCCGGACGCTCCTGGCTCATGGTATTCATCTTTCCCGGAGCGAGAGACTGCTGGTCCAAAAGCGGGGCTGCGCAATGGTGCATTGCCCGTCCTCCAACCTGTTCCTGCATTCGGGCAGGTTTCCGGTGGAGCAGTGGGAGGATTATCCCCGGCTGGCTTTGGGCAGCGATGTGGGGGCCGGGCCGTCCTTCTCCATGTTCGACGTGATGCGCGACGCCTATTACATTAACATCATGCCTTTGGCCCAGCTGTTCTATCTGGCAACATTGGGCGGTGCCAAAACTTTGGGACTAGAGAAAAACATCGGCAGCCTGAAGGCAGGCAAGCAGGCCGACTTTTCGGTGATAAGGATGTCGGACATGCAGGCTCCCGGTTCCGAAGAGTTGTTGTATGACCTGATCTTTAAATGGGACCAGCGGGAGATAGTGCAGGTCTTTGTGGCCGGGCGGAGGGTTTGGCCCAAAACTGTCCAGTAATAGATTGATCAGGCATTACCAGCGAGGACAATAAATAAGGCGGGAGAGCAAAGCTCTCCCGCCTTATTTGATGCGCCATAGACGCAATATTATTTTGATCCAAAACTGTGCTGGGTGGCCCAGCTTTCGGCCAGCAAGGTGTAATAGCCCCTGGTGGTGTCTGACATGGCGTAGAACACATAACGAACCACTTCGGTGCTATTTAGGGAGAGAGAGCCTGTGCCGGAACCATCAACAGTAAAGCGGTAGTCGCCGGTTAATGTGCCCAGTTCATAGCCGCTGCCGGTGTAACAGGGCCAATTGCTGCAGGTAAGAGTATAATGTCCCTGATAATCGTTGGCGGCGATGCTGACGCTGTCGAAGGTAAATGACCAGGTGAAATCGTAGCTGGCCGGTGAATATACTCCCCAGGTCCAGAATCCCTTGATATGCAAGGCGTCATAGTCATGCATAACCTTGCCATGATACTCAAAGTAGGCGGTGGATGTATCGCTATATGTCCAGTACCACTCCACGGTATCTGGAGCTACGACCGTCGGGCTGAATTTGATCTTCCACAGCCAAGAATAGTTGGTTGTGTCGCTGCCGGCGCTGTCGGGGTAGATGATCCCGGAGGTGTTCCAATACAAGTAATACCATCCGCTGCCATCGGGCCCCCACCAATAAGTGCTATCATAGTCTGCCTTGCCGGAGGTTTTCTTAAATCCGGAAAGATAACCGCTGAAATCACTGATGCCGGCATCGCAGGCCGTGGCCATGCCTTCCCCGGCGCTGGCGGCATAGGTTTGCTGGGTAACGGCGGGGTCCGCTGTTGGCGGGGGCGTCTCGGTCGGGGTGTCCTTGCTGCAACCGAAGGCCGCCAGAGCGATCATAACCAAGGCCAAATACAGTTTGATCTGTTTCATCCGTAGCTCCTTTTATTGAATTAGTGGTTCGTTATCATTACATGCTAAAAATATACTATATTTTTAATTACAAGTCAAGCAGTCCCTGCAATTGTTTTTTGTCTAAATATTTCGGCCGGCCCAGGGCTTGTGCCAAAAAGGATATTTTGGCCAGGTGCTCCACCCGCTCCATTCTTTGCAAGGCTTCCTCCAAACTCCGGCCCAGGGCCAAAACCCCGTGGTTGGCCAAAAGCAGGGCCTGATGTTCTTTGATCAATGGCGCCATTGACCGGGGCACTTCTTCCGTGGAGGGCGTGGCATACCGGGCCAGGGGAACTGGGCCAACGGTCAGAACCACCTCCGGCAGCAGGGGAGCCTTTAAGTCCAGCCCGGCGGCGGCAAAGGCGGTGGCAAAGGGCGGGTGGGCGTGGACCATGGCCTTGACGTCCGGCC
The DNA window shown above is from bacterium and carries:
- a CDS encoding DMT family transporter, which produces MNNFSKKQIFTVLILTQVVISATYMMAKFALREFSPLSLGVYRFLLAGAVFAGLLLWQKKFILPAKEDRKTFLLLAFLAVPLNQGLFLYGMKYTFAAHGALMYAATPIMVLLLSSLFLGERPTALKITGIALGFLGIILVLFDQGIHLSARTIKGDLLLIVAVITWAVYTIISKKLLKKYPPLVVTGYALGLGALMFVPFGLPAVIRQDYGQITRTGVLSLLYLALMTSVLGYLVWSWGLSKLEATKVSVFSNLQPIIAALLGWAFLSEPITLRFAIGAAVVIAGVFLAEKG
- the ligA gene encoding NAD-dependent DNA ligase LigA — encoded protein: MNRETAEKEIKKLRAEIAGHDHRYYALDDPSISDREYDALMQRLKGLEREFPELVTTDSPTQRVAGQPLQSFKTVNHQTQMLSLDNTYSADELREFDARVAKILEGQKYEYVAELKIDGLAVSLQYRNGRLHQGATRGDGTKGDDVTANIKTIKAIPLALSPKAAGLQEVEARGEVYMPRQEFLRINREKEEAGEAPFANPRNAAAGTLKLLDPQAVSRRRLSVFIYGVGQAPAALQDHYSTLEALKQAGFKVNPFIKLCPDIQSVIDYCDQWENKRDELDYETDGMVVKVNSFAQQKALSATAHSPRWAMAYKFPARQATTVLKDVEFSVGRTGVVTPVAILEPVLLSGSTVARASMHNEDELVKKDIHYGDTVFVEKAGEIIPQIIKVVLEKRPSHAKPVKMPKNCPSCGEPLTRNPEEAAWRCLNVSCPAQVKGRIEHFASRSCMDIDGLGTAMVEALVNGGLINDYGDIYSLRGEQLMKLERMGKKSAENLLEGIEKSKNNPFWKAVMALGIDNVGAQAARLLAQRYRSLDNLQKATCEDISNIYGLGGAVGSSVENFFANRKNRQVLDKLKKAGVNLESADGAEVPQTFAGMTVVLTGSLQNYTREQATELIVSRGGQVTASVSKKTSMVLAGSEPGSKLDKAKTLGVRVVDETEFENLLKSS
- a CDS encoding guanine deaminase; amino-acid sequence: MVKRYQINAGILNPESPQKCRFIKDGALIFNEDGHILYCGQRQQAPMLGAAIIKVPPGAFIIPGLIDCHTHLSQYYVRGRSGDTLLGWLKNHIFPAERKCKDPKHAALVSKKFYQRLLSNGITCAALYTNYGAGVRAAFEQAERAGVRAIIGYTLMDRNVPKELKQDPETAMEECRRLYERYHKASGRLFFSINPRFAPSCSPKLLKAAGDFANKYDVHIQTHISENLQELAEVKRLFPKTKSYAEVYDRAGLLTPRTLLAHGIHLSRSERLLVQKRGCAMVHCPSSNLFLHSGRFPVEQWEDYPRLALGSDVGAGPSFSMFDVMRDAYYINIMPLAQLFYLATLGGAKTLGLEKNIGSLKAGKQADFSVIRMSDMQAPGSEELLYDLIFKWDQREIVQVFVAGRRVWPKTVQ
- a CDS encoding class II aldolase/adducin family protein → MIEPRKEIIRVCHKLDTLGFVPATDGNVSARLDGQRILITPSMLRKGDIRESQLLVTDLEGKVLAGRGKPSSEIKMHLYAYKMRPDVKAMVHAHPPFATAFAAAGLDLKAPLLPEVVLTVGPVPLARYATPSTEEVPRSMAPLIKEHQALLLANHGVLALGRSLEEALQRMERVEHLAKISFLAQALGRPKYLDKKQLQGLLDL